GCTTGCaggttaaaaaaaacaaatacggTAATGTTTTCGTGTCATCTTAAACCACCCTAACACATGTTCTTTCACATACAACAGTTTATTTGATCCGTCTGAGCTATAAGTAACAAAAAATGTAGCTTGCCAAACTGGTAATAGtctcataaaaaaaaaaaacaagtcaaactgacctataaaAGAAGGAGAATAAACAAATACCAATCGGACGAAATGCCAAAATAGTATATTAATATGAACTGTTATGATTGAAACAGGTCTTCAATTACAATCAACTAACGCAACATACGTCTACCTTAACCCGCAACATGTGGAGGCTGTGCTGTTGAAAGAAATGtaatattaataaataacaaCTTCATAACTACAAAAATCTTTACCATATTAACATTGCTTTTAAACGCAGGTGGCAAAAACAAGAACCGCATCATCCAACATCGCAAAGTGTACCTGACAATGACGTACCCATATCCGATTTACTACAACTACAACCAACTGAAATAACAGTATGAAAATTATTTACAAACAACAATTTATCTAGGCAATCACTAAACTGAGTTCAATTGTAGGGGAAGACATACACCATCAAGGCCGCAGTCACAGAAATTGAAGCGACCAAGGATTGGTATTACACAGCATGTCCAAAATGTAATCAATCAGTACTACCAGCTGACACTGAATGGTTCTGTACAAAAGATGGCATGCTAAAAAAAGCCAATACCATGTAGGTGACACAACATTTAAATCTTTGACCTAAACAAACATTAAATACACTAACGCACATGTATACAGGTACAAAATCATCACTACAGTAACTGACTACACCGGAGGAATCCAGGCAGTCATTTTCGACCGTGCAGGCAGGCAACTATTAGGAATGACATGCGAAGAACTAACTGCAAAAGAAAACCCAGTTGAAACCTTGCACTCCATTATAGGCAAACAAGCATACATGGGAATCGAGCTACAACATGACAAAAAGACGCACGCAATGAAATGCATTGTTAACAAAGTTTCATTTCCAGTAGCCAACAGTACTGAACAAGTTTCCTCCAGTCTCACTGGGACGATACAAACTCCTCATCCAACCACGCCAGCCCAGAAACCAAACAGTGGAACTACAGCCAAGCGACAACTAGAATTCCACGGTAAGCTTACTCAAACGAAAAACCTACACACACAATAGAATTACTGATAAAAACATAACTGCTAGCAACTGAATGCATGGAAATTAGTCCGGATCAGTAAAAACAACTATTAGTTGACTAAAAGGGTAGTTAGGTATAGTTTCACATTTTATCTCTTTTGATCACATTTGCAACCTCTATTACAGACATTTTTATCAGAGTTGCATTTATAGGTTTTTTACCTTTTCATACGCAGACTCGAATCAGCCACCCAAAAAGCATGGCAAAGGCGCTCTCACAGACTAGAATCTGGTTAACAACAGCCATTCGTTTTGTCCACCTGAAACAACGGGTGGGGGATAATCAAGTCATTTCTTTTGTACAAATGATGCCAACTACTTGCTAACTACAGGATGCATATACAAGCATCATAACACATCAGCCATGTAAAAAACTTAGGTAACAGTTAAATGTTAGGGGCAGTATTATGTATGCTTAGACATACTATTTTTTGATGGATGCATCAGCCATGTAAAAAACCTAGGTAACGGTTGAATGTTAGGGGCAGCAATATGTATGCTTAGACATACTATTTTTTGATGGATGCATCTACAATGTAGCATTTAGGGGCAGCAATATGTATGCTTAGACATACTATTTTTTGATGGATGCATCTACAATTAATCACATTTCTAGCTAAGTTTTACATCTAAAATATCCAGTCGACCAGTCCCTATTCCTGGTCAAATAAAATCGCAATAGTCGCCATCGCCAGGAGTTACTAACTCGCTTGCTACTAACGGCTCTGTTGTATGAAAAATCCACTTGTCAACTTAAAAATAAGACAATAAACAACACAGTTTTAATAACAACCAAATATTTAGCCACAGTATATAGTTTTACGATGAGTTAGTTTTGTCGCGCCGCAACGCGGCGCTCAGCAATAAAACCTAGTTACAATTTACAAGAA
This genomic stretch from Helianthus annuus cultivar XRQ/B chromosome 8, HanXRQr2.0-SUNRISE, whole genome shotgun sequence harbors:
- the LOC110873587 gene encoding uncharacterized protein LOC110873587 isoform X2 is translated as MEHPGVVELRPSKAAPAIHVRVLRSWVPDYRDNELHFLLVDQEGLGIQVVTKDNDCTNVRSRLQIQGCYEIKCYACVKVDDFTAVITHPAMIRLGTASVITPIADTEELPTQYFEFASRRKMELEAQKEKGIVDFIGVYLKIEDKTSKADRPFVVLTLRDSSNQDMTIALWKQIATSSHRFNRRSIEMATSPAIVAFTSLQVKKNKYGLQLQSTNATYVYLNPQHVEAVLLKEMWQKQEPHHPTSQSVPDNDVPISDLLQLQPTEITGKTYTIKAAVTEIEATKDWYYTACPKCNQSVLPADTEWFCTKDGMLKKANTMYKIITTVTDYTGGIQAVIFDRAGRQLLGMTCEELTAKENPVETLHSIIGKQAYMGIELQHDKKTHAMKCIVNKVSFPVANSTEQVSSSLTGTIQTPHPTTPAQKPNSGTTAKRQLEFHDSNQPPKKHGKGALTD
- the LOC110873587 gene encoding uncharacterized protein LOC110873587 isoform X1 — protein: MENTSIPDTSQKSASSSFGSSFRRCLIMEHPGVVELRPSKAAPAIHVRVLRSWVPDYRDNELHFLLVDQEGLGIQVVTKDNDCTNVRSRLQIQGCYEIKCYACVKVDDFTAVITHPAMIRLGTASVITPIADTEELPTQYFEFASRRKMELEAQKEKGIVDFIGVYLKIEDKTSKADRPFVVLTLRDSSNQDMTIALWKQIATSSHRFNRRSIEMATSPAIVAFTSLQVKKNKYGLQLQSTNATYVYLNPQHVEAVLLKEMWQKQEPHHPTSQSVPDNDVPISDLLQLQPTEITGKTYTIKAAVTEIEATKDWYYTACPKCNQSVLPADTEWFCTKDGMLKKANTMYKIITTVTDYTGGIQAVIFDRAGRQLLGMTCEELTAKENPVETLHSIIGKQAYMGIELQHDKKTHAMKCIVNKVSFPVANSTEQVSSSLTGTIQTPHPTTPAQKPNSGTTAKRQLEFHDSNQPPKKHGKGALTD